One Pelobates fuscus isolate aPelFus1 chromosome 8, aPelFus1.pri, whole genome shotgun sequence genomic window carries:
- the LOC134570607 gene encoding parkin coregulated gene protein-like has protein sequence MVQDLRAVNEATVLDTPISKLSSCSDAFTIRAMMKNSFVRGPPASGAFKERVVKSKMFSKFYDRGDFPIAVKHDRTGNKISWKVAIEQLDYMYYLPLFFDGLCETKHPYEFLAHQGASDMLEHGGPQILPAIPLLILPIKNALSTRNRKVLRNTLKLLQQLVVSFDRAGEEVTPFFNHILPILNQFKNLNVNTGDGIVYSQQKRENIGDLIHETLEAFERHGGKYAYANIKFIVPTYESCL, from the exons atggttcaggatctccgtgcagtgaatgaagcaacagtcctggacacccctatt TCCAAGTTATCTTCTTGCTCAGACGCCTTCACTATCCGAGCCATGATGAAAAACTCATTTGTTAGAGGTCCTCCAGCATCAGGAGCCTTCAAAGAAAGAGTTGTTAAGTCCAAAATGTTTTCCAAGTTCTATGACAGAGGAGATTTTCCAATTGCCGTTAAACATGATCGTACAGGAAATAAAATAAGCTGGAAGGTTGCAATTGAGCAGTTGGATTACATGTACTATCTGCCTCTATTCTTTGATGGACTTTGCGAAACAAAACATCCCTACGAATTTTTAGCTCATCAAGGAGCTTCCGACATGCTTGAACATGGAGGACCACAGATTCTTCCTGCCATTCCACTTCTGATTCTACCAATAAAAAATGCTCTAAGTACTCGCAATCGCAAGGTTTTGCGCAACACCCTGAAACTCCTTCAGCAATTGGTTGTATCATTTGATAGGGCGGGGGAAGAAGTTACACCTTTTTTTAACCATATTTTACCCATTCTCAACCAATTCAAGAATTTGAATGTGAATACAGGAGATGGGATTGTGTATAGCCAACAAAAGAGGGAAAACATTGGAGATCTGATACATGAGACCCTGGAAGCTTTTGAACGACATGGAGGAAAATATGCTTACGCAAATATAAAATTCATAGTCCCTACCTATGAATCGTGCCTTTGA